A stretch of the Inquilinus sp. Marseille-Q2685 genome encodes the following:
- a CDS encoding ABC transporter permease produces the protein MTAARRLLRRLPGPLLAAVLAVAIIVPIATVFLWAFAEAWRYPALLPTQWGFRFWGMTLARADVWSALRTSLALSVVVTAVSAAICLPAAYAFARLDFPGKQLLLLSFLATQAFPKFGLYVAIAAIFLQLGLVGTFAGVAIIQVLNTLLFMIWIPVAAFQTVDRRLEEAARDVGAGPFRTFWHVTLPQAGPAIAAALLLSFVGTFYETEGAWLIGAPTVRTMPILMISLINNQLVIQYGAVLSVLLWVPSFVALLFARNILSARTIARGLGA, from the coding sequence GTGACCGCGGCCCGACGCCTGCTGCGCCGCCTGCCGGGACCGCTGCTGGCGGCGGTGCTGGCGGTGGCGATCATCGTGCCGATCGCCACCGTGTTCCTGTGGGCCTTCGCCGAGGCCTGGCGCTACCCGGCCCTGCTGCCGACGCAATGGGGCTTCCGCTTCTGGGGCATGACCCTGGCCCGGGCCGACGTCTGGTCGGCCCTGCGCACCTCGCTGGCGCTGTCGGTGGTGGTCACCGCGGTCTCGGCCGCGATCTGCCTGCCCGCCGCCTATGCCTTCGCCCGGCTCGACTTCCCGGGCAAGCAGCTGCTCCTCCTGTCCTTCCTGGCGACCCAAGCCTTCCCGAAATTCGGCCTCTATGTCGCCATCGCCGCGATCTTCCTGCAGCTCGGCCTGGTCGGCACCTTCGCCGGCGTCGCCATCATCCAGGTGCTGAACACGCTGCTGTTCATGATCTGGATCCCGGTGGCCGCCTTCCAGACCGTGGATCGAAGGCTGGAGGAGGCGGCGCGGGACGTGGGGGCAGGCCCGTTCCGCACCTTCTGGCACGTCACCCTGCCCCAGGCCGGCCCGGCCATCGCCGCCGCCCTGCTGCTCAGCTTCGTCGGCACCTTCTACGAGACCGAGGGCGCCTGGCTGATCGGCGCGCCGACGGTCCGGACCATGCCGATCCTGATGATCTCCCTGATCAACAACCAGCTGGTGATCCAGTACGGCGCGGTGCTGTCCGTGCTGCTCTGGGTCCCGTCCTTCGTGGCGCTGCTGTTCGCGCGCAACATCCTCAGCGCCCGCACCATCGCGCGCGGGCTGGGAGCCTAG
- a CDS encoding ABC transporter permease, with amino-acid sequence MTERSPRAIGFRRQALGLLMVAAPVLLVVALVLVPAVSAILTTLRVEVDGRSVFSLANYAEFFADPQSRRNLGFTLWTTAVATALLLALCLPLALYLRFAAGRLPAVVQGIAVFPLFVPGIIVAYALIRSIGPNGLLATILAAFGIGGYVSPYLGPWGPVIGLVWEGVPLTLLVLLSGLAQVPLPAIEAARDVGAGPVRILVSIVLPLIRNSLLIAFALEFLNIFGSFTLPYLLGPASPEMMGVYMQRTFGDVRDPVAAQTQAVVTFLICAAVGVLYVRAISKSRARGAP; translated from the coding sequence GTGACCGAAAGGTCCCCGCGCGCGATCGGCTTCCGGCGGCAGGCGCTCGGCCTGCTGATGGTGGCGGCACCGGTGCTGCTGGTGGTGGCGCTGGTGCTGGTGCCGGCGGTGTCGGCGATCCTGACCACGCTGCGGGTCGAAGTCGACGGCCGCAGCGTCTTCTCGCTGGCGAACTACGCCGAGTTCTTCGCCGACCCGCAGAGCCGCCGCAACCTCGGCTTCACTCTCTGGACCACGGCGGTGGCGACGGCGCTGCTGCTGGCCCTGTGCCTGCCGCTGGCGCTGTACCTCCGCTTCGCCGCCGGGCGGCTGCCGGCGGTGGTGCAAGGCATCGCCGTGTTCCCGCTGTTCGTGCCCGGCATCATCGTCGCCTACGCCCTGATCCGGTCGATCGGGCCGAACGGACTGCTGGCCACGATCCTCGCCGCCTTCGGCATCGGCGGCTATGTCTCGCCCTATCTCGGCCCCTGGGGGCCGGTGATCGGGCTGGTGTGGGAGGGCGTTCCCCTCACGCTCCTGGTGCTGCTGTCCGGCCTGGCCCAGGTGCCGCTGCCGGCGATCGAGGCCGCGCGCGACGTCGGCGCCGGCCCCGTCCGCATCCTGGTCAGCATCGTCCTGCCGCTGATCCGCAACTCGCTGCTGATCGCCTTCGCCCTCGAATTCCTCAACATCTTCGGCAGCTTCACCCTGCCCTATCTGCTCGGCCCCGCCTCGCCGGAGATGATGGGCGTCTACATGCAGCGCACCTTCGGCGACGTGCGCGACCCGGTGGCGGCCCAGACCCAGGCCGTCGTCACCTTCCTGATCTGCGCCGCGGTCGGCGTGCTCTATGTCCGCGCGATCTCGAAGTCGCGCGCCCGGGGGGCTCCGTGA
- a CDS encoding extracellular solute-binding protein, whose protein sequence is MLNRRQVLSAGVAAGTVALVPQRRASAAATRIDVYTNSDANVSDWWTNVVKPAFEAAHPELEINIVISRGAGSGGIVAIADRAFAALKAGADPQVDFFEQHDPRLPKEGIEAGLWVRLDAGTVPGYGRVNPLAIETPYGLPYRGSQVVLAYDSEKVAEAEVPKDWAGLVAWIKAHPGQFIYGRPDKGGSGRNFVVRAIHEANGRDPALFTVANHSKQAAEERLPKAWAILNDLAPSLYEKGAYAAGNTPTLQLLASGAVSMIPAWSDQALQGIAQGVLPPSVKLFQLQDLALCGSFADATVPSNAAHKDAALALADFLLTDEIQVSVVKDLGGFPGVDWGKLPPELKDQFAAVIPTSIPTYPGGDWEAAMNDGWYRNVAPNIDRSK, encoded by the coding sequence ATGCTCAATCGCCGTCAGGTTCTTTCCGCCGGCGTCGCCGCCGGCACCGTTGCCCTGGTGCCGCAGCGCCGCGCCAGCGCCGCCGCGACCCGGATCGACGTCTACACCAACAGCGACGCCAATGTGTCGGACTGGTGGACCAATGTCGTGAAGCCGGCCTTCGAGGCGGCGCATCCGGAGCTCGAGATCAACATCGTGATCTCGCGCGGGGCCGGCAGCGGCGGCATCGTGGCGATCGCCGACCGGGCCTTCGCGGCGCTGAAGGCGGGGGCCGACCCGCAGGTCGACTTCTTCGAGCAGCACGACCCGCGGCTGCCCAAGGAGGGGATCGAGGCCGGGCTGTGGGTCCGGCTCGACGCCGGCACCGTGCCCGGCTACGGCCGCGTCAACCCGCTGGCGATCGAGACGCCTTACGGCCTGCCCTATCGCGGCTCCCAGGTCGTGCTGGCCTATGATTCGGAGAAGGTGGCCGAGGCCGAGGTGCCGAAGGACTGGGCGGGCCTGGTCGCCTGGATCAAGGCCCATCCCGGCCAGTTCATCTACGGCCGGCCGGACAAGGGCGGGTCGGGCCGCAACTTCGTGGTCCGCGCCATCCACGAGGCCAATGGCCGCGACCCGGCGCTGTTCACCGTCGCCAACCACTCGAAGCAGGCGGCGGAGGAGCGGCTGCCCAAGGCCTGGGCCATCCTGAACGACCTGGCGCCGTCGCTGTACGAGAAGGGCGCCTACGCCGCCGGCAACACGCCGACGCTGCAGCTGCTCGCCAGCGGCGCCGTGTCGATGATCCCGGCATGGTCGGACCAGGCGCTGCAGGGCATCGCGCAGGGCGTGCTGCCGCCTTCGGTCAAGCTGTTCCAGCTGCAGGACCTGGCCCTGTGCGGCAGCTTCGCCGATGCGACCGTGCCCAGCAACGCGGCGCACAAGGACGCCGCCCTGGCCCTGGCCGACTTCCTGCTGACCGACGAGATCCAGGTCTCGGTCGTCAAGGACCTCGGCGGCTTCCCGGGCGTCGACTGGGGCAAGCTGCCGCCGGAGCTGAAGGACCAGTTCGCCGCGGTGATCCCGACCTCGATCCCCACATATCCGGGCGGCGACTGGGAGGCGGCGATGAATGACGGCTGGTACCGCAACGTCGCCCCCAACATCGACCGGTCGAAGTGA
- a CDS encoding mandelate racemase/muconate lactonizing enzyme family protein, with product MKIASLQTHVVAVPPPHVGGMYWIFVQLKTDDGIEGVGEIYSTAFHPQAMVPLIEDVFQRHLEGHDPHRVERFWRSAYSSGFTQRPDPTMMGIVSGLEMACWDIIGKAAGRPVYDLLGGLVHERLRAYTYLYPKNAAGEFDFNDPDLAAECAAEMVRMGFTGVKFDPAGPYTAYSGHQISLGVMDRCETFCRKVREAVGSGADLLFGTHGQMVPSSAIRLAKRLETYDPLWFEEPVPPGQEAAMAEVARATSIPISTGERLCTKYEFQRVLELGAASILQPDIGRVGGILEAKKIASMAEAYYAQIAPHVYCGPVVAAASIQLGAASPNFLIQESILDFGGFHAEILKKPLAFDDGYLIPSREPGLGVELDLEVVAKHSPYTGDRLHLQMAPEPADVKQFAPARG from the coding sequence ATGAAGATCGCATCGCTTCAGACCCATGTCGTCGCCGTCCCGCCGCCGCATGTCGGGGGCATGTACTGGATCTTCGTGCAGCTGAAGACCGATGACGGCATCGAGGGTGTCGGCGAGATCTACTCGACCGCCTTCCACCCCCAGGCGATGGTGCCGCTGATCGAGGACGTGTTCCAGCGCCACCTGGAAGGCCACGACCCGCACCGGGTCGAGCGGTTCTGGCGGTCGGCCTATTCCAGCGGCTTCACCCAGCGCCCGGACCCGACGATGATGGGCATCGTCTCGGGGCTGGAGATGGCCTGCTGGGACATCATCGGCAAGGCGGCGGGCCGGCCGGTCTACGACCTGCTGGGCGGGCTGGTGCACGAGAGGCTGCGCGCCTACACCTATCTCTACCCGAAGAATGCGGCCGGGGAGTTCGACTTCAACGACCCCGACCTGGCCGCGGAATGCGCCGCCGAGATGGTCAGGATGGGCTTCACCGGGGTGAAGTTCGACCCGGCCGGCCCCTACACCGCCTATTCCGGGCACCAGATCTCCCTCGGCGTCATGGACCGCTGCGAGACCTTCTGCCGCAAGGTGCGCGAGGCGGTGGGCAGCGGCGCCGACCTGCTGTTCGGCACGCATGGCCAGATGGTGCCGTCCTCGGCCATCCGCCTGGCCAAGCGGCTGGAGACATACGACCCGCTGTGGTTCGAGGAGCCGGTGCCGCCGGGGCAGGAGGCGGCGATGGCCGAGGTGGCGCGGGCGACCTCGATCCCGATCTCGACCGGCGAGCGGCTGTGCACGAAATACGAGTTCCAGCGGGTGCTGGAGCTGGGCGCCGCCTCGATCCTGCAGCCGGATATCGGGCGGGTCGGCGGCATCCTGGAGGCCAAGAAGATCGCCAGCATGGCCGAGGCGTATTACGCCCAGATCGCGCCGCACGTCTATTGCGGCCCGGTCGTCGCCGCCGCCAGCATCCAGCTCGGCGCGGCCTCGCCGAACTTCCTGATCCAGGAATCGATCCTCGATTTCGGCGGCTTCCACGCCGAGATCCTGAAGAAGCCTCTGGCCTTCGACGACGGCTACCTGATCCCGTCGCGCGAGCCGGGGCTGGGGGTGGAGCTGGACCTCGAGGTGGTGGCGAAGCACTCGCCCTACACCGGCGACCGGCTGCACCTGCAGATGGCGCCCGAGCCCGCAGACGTGAAGCAGTTCGCCCCAGCGCGGGGATAA
- a CDS encoding GMC family oxidoreductase has translation MTHDYVIVGAGSAGCILAARLSESGRHSVLLLEAGGRDDSFWFRIPVGYARSYYNPRVNWMYWSEPEPALGGRRIYCPRGKVQGGSGSINAMVFVRGAAADFDDWAAAGNPGWAYDDVLPQFRRLETHAGGVSQWHGGDGPIHVTPMRGMIHPVSDAFLRACGELQLPLNPDFNGASIEGAGVYDINTRDGRRSSSSVEYLRPALGRRNLAVEREAQALRVVLDDTGRAAGVEVRQGSEVRTVIARREVILAAGAVDTPKLLQLSGIGDGDRLKQAGVAVAHHLPAVGRNLQDHLCASFYYRSRVPTLNGPFGSPWGQARLGLQYLLTRKGPFAMSVNQAGGFFRGAPGEARPNIQMYFNPLSYRIPDSPKAGLKPEPYPGFLLAFNSCRPTSRGEIAIASPDPAAPAKIRPNYLSTDRDIEEVLQGSRLARRIMAAPALAAITAEEMPPSAGVESDDALLDWFRANSGSIYHLCGSCAMGPDPATAVVDARLRVHGVPGLRVVDASIFPNITAGNINAPTMMVAEKGAGMILEEAG, from the coding sequence ATGACCCACGACTACGTCATCGTGGGCGCCGGCTCGGCCGGCTGCATCCTGGCGGCGCGGCTGAGCGAGAGCGGACGGCATTCGGTGCTGCTGCTGGAGGCCGGCGGCCGCGACGATTCCTTCTGGTTCCGCATCCCGGTCGGCTACGCCCGCAGCTACTACAACCCGCGGGTCAACTGGATGTACTGGTCGGAGCCCGAACCGGCGCTGGGCGGCCGCCGCATCTACTGCCCGCGCGGCAAGGTGCAGGGCGGCTCCGGCTCGATCAACGCCATGGTGTTCGTCCGCGGCGCCGCGGCGGATTTCGACGACTGGGCGGCGGCCGGCAACCCCGGCTGGGCCTATGACGACGTGCTGCCTCAGTTCCGCCGGCTGGAGACGCATGCCGGCGGTGTTTCCCAGTGGCATGGCGGCGACGGGCCGATCCATGTCACGCCGATGCGCGGCATGATCCATCCGGTCAGCGACGCTTTCCTGCGGGCCTGCGGCGAGCTGCAGCTGCCGCTGAACCCGGACTTCAACGGCGCGTCGATCGAGGGCGCCGGCGTCTACGACATCAACACCCGCGACGGGCGGCGGTCGTCGTCGAGCGTCGAATACCTGCGCCCGGCGCTGGGCCGCCGCAACCTGGCGGTCGAGCGCGAGGCCCAGGCGTTGCGTGTGGTGCTGGACGACACCGGCCGCGCCGCCGGCGTCGAGGTCCGGCAGGGATCGGAGGTCCGGACCGTCATCGCCCGGCGCGAGGTGATCCTGGCCGCCGGCGCCGTCGACACGCCGAAGCTGCTGCAGCTCTCCGGCATCGGCGACGGGGATCGCCTGAAGCAGGCGGGCGTCGCGGTGGCGCATCACCTGCCGGCGGTCGGACGCAACCTGCAGGACCATCTCTGCGCCAGCTTCTACTACCGCTCCCGCGTGCCGACTCTGAACGGCCCCTTCGGCAGCCCATGGGGCCAGGCCCGGCTGGGGCTGCAATACCTGCTGACCCGCAAGGGCCCCTTCGCCATGAGCGTCAACCAGGCCGGCGGCTTCTTCCGCGGCGCGCCGGGCGAGGCGCGGCCGAACATCCAGATGTATTTCAACCCGCTGTCCTACCGCATCCCCGACAGCCCGAAGGCCGGGCTGAAACCGGAGCCCTATCCCGGCTTCCTACTGGCCTTCAACTCGTGCCGGCCGACCAGCCGCGGCGAGATCGCCATCGCCTCGCCCGACCCGGCGGCGCCGGCGAAGATCCGGCCGAACTACCTGTCGACCGACCGCGACATCGAGGAGGTGCTGCAGGGCAGCCGGCTGGCGCGGCGGATCATGGCGGCGCCGGCCCTGGCCGCGATCACGGCGGAGGAGATGCCACCCTCCGCCGGGGTCGAGAGCGACGATGCGCTGCTCGACTGGTTTCGGGCCAACAGCGGCTCGATCTACCACCTGTGCGGCAGCTGCGCGATGGGGCCGGACCCGGCGACCGCGGTGGTCGACGCCCGGCTGCGGGTGCATGGCGTTCCGGGCCTCCGCGTGGTCGACGCCTCGATCTTCCCCAACATCACCGCCGGCAACATCAACGCCCCGACCATGATGGTGGCGGAGAAGGGGGCCGGGATGATCCTGGAAGAGGCGGGGTAG